A region from the uncultured Sunxiuqinia sp. genome encodes:
- a CDS encoding ABC transporter permease, which yields MFRNYLKVALRSLLKNRLFTFINITGLVIGMVVALLIFNYVSFERSYDSMHENADRIYRVESKFYEGETLTDDWATASFGYASAMKENIPGIQDYVRIAINNTEQMVSYEEEKSRENTVAITEPSFFSIFSFKLIDGDASTALSTPNKVVISQLAAHKFFKNENPLGKILEFRTLNQTYECEVSGVLEDIPGNSHFNFDYFISWDTQPDWIKNFWYLHETYSYVQLEPGISPASIENAFPAMSERYKTADALKNKTWAIELQPLTDIHLTPQKQYEREAKGNAKAVKALVLIALAILLIAWINYINLTTSRSLERAREVVVRKVSGAQKKQLIIQFLIESTLVNVVALAISIGLFLLLIPSFNSFIGKNIGFSILYMPRFWVLITLFLVTGIILSGLYPSLVLSNVKPAIILKGKYLNSQRAGLVRKGLVVFQFVASLVLICGTLVVYAQLKYMQNQPLGINIDRTLIVKIPAQTSNLMEKVLSFKRQLKDLPDVKNVTISNAVPGMEVAFFASNRLYEDASRQNRLYEMQTVDYDFIDTYGMNILEGRGFDKTFTNDIKKVILNEETVKQLGFANNADAIDQKILIEGESEPYQVIGVVENYHQQSLNKAYTPIMMIMYNSIGWLSPKYLSVKISGADVASVSEKVTGIWNQFFPESTFDYFFSDQFYEAQYTLDRKFATIFGLFALMAIFIACLGLWALALFAGLIRKKEMGVRKALGASTPSLFYNLSSEFIYLTLYSSILGIPLAFFIMNEWLKSYAFRTEMNWWFFVLPIVVLVLIASLTVSYQTLKTAHSSAVDSLKYE from the coding sequence ATGTTTAGAAATTACTTGAAAGTAGCACTTCGTAGCTTGTTGAAAAACAGGCTTTTCACTTTTATAAATATTACCGGTTTGGTAATTGGTATGGTGGTGGCCTTGCTCATTTTTAACTATGTAAGTTTCGAGCGCAGCTACGACTCGATGCATGAAAATGCAGATCGTATATATCGTGTGGAAAGTAAATTCTACGAAGGCGAAACACTTACCGATGATTGGGCAACCGCATCGTTTGGTTACGCCAGTGCCATGAAAGAAAACATTCCCGGTATTCAGGATTATGTGCGAATTGCTATTAACAACACCGAGCAGATGGTGAGTTACGAGGAAGAGAAATCGCGCGAGAATACCGTTGCTATTACCGAGCCTTCTTTCTTTTCCATTTTCTCGTTTAAGCTGATTGATGGCGATGCGTCAACAGCCTTAAGCACTCCGAATAAAGTAGTTATTTCTCAGCTGGCAGCACATAAGTTTTTCAAAAACGAAAATCCACTGGGTAAAATTTTAGAGTTCAGAACACTGAATCAGACTTATGAATGCGAGGTAAGCGGTGTGCTTGAAGATATTCCGGGCAATAGCCATTTTAACTTCGATTATTTTATATCGTGGGATACACAACCCGACTGGATTAAAAATTTCTGGTACCTGCACGAAACCTACTCGTATGTGCAGCTGGAACCCGGCATTTCGCCCGCAAGTATTGAAAACGCTTTTCCGGCAATGTCGGAAAGGTACAAAACTGCCGATGCGTTAAAAAATAAAACCTGGGCTATTGAATTACAACCGTTGACTGATATACACCTGACACCGCAAAAACAATACGAACGCGAAGCCAAAGGAAATGCAAAGGCCGTAAAAGCCCTGGTTTTAATTGCGCTGGCTATTCTTCTCATCGCCTGGATTAATTATATTAATCTTACTACTTCCCGATCGCTGGAGCGTGCCCGGGAAGTGGTAGTGAGAAAGGTATCCGGGGCACAGAAAAAGCAACTGATCATTCAGTTTTTAATCGAATCAACCCTGGTAAATGTTGTTGCTCTGGCTATTTCAATTGGTTTGTTTCTGCTGCTCATCCCATCGTTTAATTCGTTTATTGGGAAAAACATCGGCTTTTCAATTTTATACATGCCGCGCTTTTGGGTGTTAATCACATTATTTCTTGTAACGGGCATAATACTTTCCGGACTGTATCCGTCGCTTGTGTTGTCGAATGTAAAACCCGCAATTATATTGAAAGGAAAATACCTGAACTCACAACGTGCTGGCTTGGTACGAAAAGGGTTGGTTGTTTTTCAGTTTGTGGCGTCGCTGGTTTTAATTTGCGGAACCCTGGTTGTTTATGCGCAGCTAAAATACATGCAGAATCAACCGCTGGGTATAAACATTGATAGAACATTAATCGTGAAAATTCCTGCACAAACTTCCAATTTAATGGAGAAAGTACTGAGTTTTAAACGTCAGTTAAAAGATTTGCCCGATGTGAAAAATGTGACTATTTCAAACGCGGTTCCGGGAATGGAGGTGGCCTTTTTTGCCTCCAATCGTTTGTATGAAGATGCTTCCAGGCAAAACCGCTTGTACGAAATGCAAACGGTTGACTACGATTTTATTGACACTTACGGAATGAATATTCTGGAAGGAAGGGGCTTTGATAAAACATTCACTAACGATATAAAAAAGGTTATTCTGAACGAAGAAACGGTAAAACAGCTGGGGTTTGCAAATAATGCAGATGCCATTGATCAGAAGATTTTAATTGAAGGAGAATCAGAACCTTACCAGGTAATTGGTGTGGTTGAAAATTACCATCAGCAATCGCTTAATAAAGCATACACGCCGATAATGATGATCATGTATAACAGCATCGGGTGGCTATCACCAAAATATTTGTCTGTTAAAATATCGGGAGCCGACGTGGCTTCCGTTTCGGAAAAAGTAACCGGAATCTGGAATCAGTTCTTCCCCGAATCCACTTTCGATTATTTCTTTTCCGATCAGTTTTACGAAGCTCAGTATACACTTGATCGAAAGTTTGCTACCATTTTTGGGCTGTTTGCACTGATGGCCATTTTTATTGCGTGTTTGGGGTTGTGGGCACTGGCTCTGTTTGCCGGATTAATCCGCAAAAAGGAAATGGGGGTTCGAAAAGCTTTGGGAGCATCAACGCCGAGTTTGTTTTATAACCTTTCCAGCGAGTTTATCTATCTAACATTGTATTCGTCAATTTTAGGCATTCCTTTAGCCTTTTTTATAATGAACGAATGGCTGAAATCGTATGCATTCAGAACCGAAATGAATTGGTGGTTTTTTGTTTTGCCAATTGTTGTGCTTGTGTTAATCGCTTCTTTAACCGTTAGTTATCAAACACTAAAAACAGCCCATTCGAGTGCGGTAGACAGTTTGAAGTATGAATAA
- a CDS encoding sigma-70 family RNA polymerase sigma factor, translating into MEGDRKIWEDFKCDADYALSDIYGKNIDFLFIYGKKFTKDESLILDTIQDIFYDLIRNRNNLGSTDNIRLYLLKTFRRRILRTFEKNRKLFWLEPTSLHAEPEITFSVEEKIIQDEESAQRIRSLKQAMKTLNARQREVLYYKFTCGFDYDEICEIMSISYDSARQLVSRSIKKLKQKLTPTSFIFLFVRLKEIDKGK; encoded by the coding sequence ATGGAAGGTGATCGTAAGATATGGGAAGATTTTAAGTGTGATGCAGATTATGCATTGTCGGATATCTATGGTAAAAATATTGATTTTCTTTTTATCTATGGAAAGAAATTCACCAAGGATGAAAGTCTGATTTTGGACACCATTCAAGATATTTTCTATGATTTAATCCGCAACCGAAACAATTTAGGTTCGACAGATAATATCAGGTTATATTTGTTGAAGACATTTCGTCGAAGAATCCTTCGAACATTTGAGAAAAATAGGAAGTTATTCTGGCTTGAGCCTACCTCTCTGCACGCGGAGCCTGAAATAACATTTTCGGTAGAGGAAAAAATTATTCAGGATGAAGAATCTGCACAAAGAATCAGATCTTTAAAGCAGGCTATGAAGACGTTAAATGCCCGACAACGTGAAGTTTTGTATTATAAATTTACCTGTGGGTTTGATTATGACGAAATTTGTGAAATCATGTCAATTTCGTATGACTCAGCCAGGCAGCTTGTTTCAAGATCAATTAAAAAGCTCAAGCAAAAACTGACTCCAACTTCTTTCATTTTCCTTTTCGTCCGTCTCAAGGAAATTGATAAGGGTAAATAG
- a CDS encoding SGNH/GDSL hydrolase family protein — MKKLIGISILILVLLVPGHGQILNKTTKSKDAPNSQWNGKKVAFLGDSMTQKWKSRIVYWEYLTEMMGIEPYVYGISGHQWTGIYRQALKLKEEHGTDVDAILIFAGTNDYMHNTPMGSFYRETAKETNFNGTNVVRKFRVMEVSDTTFCGRINKAMAFLKKNYPDQQIIIMTPIHRGFATFNATNVQPEESFANALGLYTEDYVNTLKQAASVWAVPLIDLYSISGLYPMEDSQVKYFMNEKTDRLHPGSLGNYRLAKTIQYQLLSFPSTFVEKQ, encoded by the coding sequence ATGAAAAAACTGATCGGGATTTCTATTTTGATTCTTGTGTTATTAGTGCCTGGACATGGCCAAATTTTAAACAAAACAACAAAATCCAAAGATGCTCCGAACTCTCAATGGAATGGAAAAAAAGTTGCCTTTTTAGGAGATTCAATGACGCAGAAATGGAAAAGCAGAATTGTTTACTGGGAGTATCTGACAGAAATGATGGGCATTGAACCATATGTTTACGGTATTAGCGGACATCAATGGACTGGGATTTACCGCCAGGCATTGAAATTAAAAGAAGAGCACGGAACAGATGTTGATGCGATTTTGATTTTTGCAGGAACAAATGATTATATGCACAATACGCCAATGGGTAGCTTTTATCGTGAAACCGCCAAAGAAACCAACTTCAACGGAACAAATGTTGTGCGGAAATTCCGGGTTATGGAAGTGAGCGACACCACCTTTTGCGGAAGAATCAATAAAGCAATGGCTTTTCTGAAAAAGAACTACCCTGACCAGCAAATTATTATCATGACACCCATTCATCGTGGATTCGCAACATTTAATGCTACAAACGTTCAGCCCGAAGAAAGCTTCGCCAACGCGCTTGGCTTATATACTGAAGACTATGTAAATACACTAAAACAAGCCGCCTCAGTTTGGGCTGTGCCTTTAATTGACTTGTACTCGATAAGTGGACTTTACCCAATGGAAGATTCGCAGGTGAAATATTTTATGAATGAAAAAACCGATCGTTTGCACCCCGGGTCACTTGGTAATTATCGATTGGCAAAAACGATCCAATATCAATTATTAAGCTTTCCGTCAACCTTTGTTGAAAAGCAGTAA
- a CDS encoding ABC transporter ATP-binding protein encodes MIQLKNIDKYYDSKFQRTFVLKSVNLEVQEGEFLSIMGPSGSGKSTLLNIIGLLDAPSAGDYFLYDKSVLDLKEKAKVEYHRNFMGFIFQAYHLIEEMTVYENIETPLIYKGVKGKDRKAMVADLLDRFNMVAKKDLFPPQLSGGQQQLVGIARAIVGKPKLLLADEPTGNLHSIQGEMIMEVLRQLNDEGMTIIQVTHNEKFAGYGKRIIRLEDGLIRGDKMIM; translated from the coding sequence ATGATACAACTAAAAAACATCGACAAGTATTATGATTCAAAATTTCAGCGGACTTTTGTGCTTAAGTCAGTTAACCTGGAAGTACAGGAAGGCGAATTTCTAAGCATAATGGGCCCCAGTGGTTCGGGCAAGTCAACCTTGCTGAATATTATTGGATTGCTTGATGCTCCATCGGCCGGAGATTATTTCCTGTACGATAAATCGGTACTCGACCTAAAGGAAAAGGCCAAAGTGGAATACCATCGGAATTTCATGGGATTTATTTTTCAGGCTTATCACCTAATTGAAGAAATGACGGTGTATGAAAATATTGAAACTCCACTCATTTACAAAGGTGTAAAAGGTAAAGATCGCAAAGCGATGGTTGCCGATCTGCTCGACCGGTTCAATATGGTGGCAAAGAAGGATCTTTTTCCACCGCAGCTTTCGGGTGGGCAGCAGCAACTGGTTGGTATAGCGCGTGCCATTGTGGGCAAACCAAAACTTCTGCTGGCCGACGAACCTACAGGAAATCTTCATTCAATACAGGGCGAAATGATTATGGAGGTGCTTCGTCAGTTAAATGACGAAGGCATGACCATCATTCAGGTTACCCACAATGAAAAATTCGCCGGATACGGAAAACGTATTATTCGATTGGAAGATGGACTTATTCGAGGAGACAAAATGATTATGTAG
- the pyk gene encoding pyruvate kinase, translated as MINYKTKTKIIATIGPASSSKEQLKKLFEAGVNVCRLNFSHGSHADHLEVIDRILELNDELRTHVALLADLQGPKLRIGEVENNGIELVEGAEIKFVNTPCVGNLERVYMSYSRFAKDVQIGDTILIDDGKLKLEVTATNGDDSVSAKVIYGGILSSKKGVNLPKTKISLPSLTEKDIADAEFALEHNVDWIALSFVRRAQDIIDLRKIVEAKEKHTGIIAKIEKPEALEVIDDIISISDGIMVARGDLGVELHFSEVPIKQKMIVDKCVKHAKPVIIATQMMESMINNFSPTRAEANDVANAVIDGASAVMLSGETSIGKFPIEVIKAMATIIHDAEQYGYKYYRTQEPKIEKESFILDSTCHTASFMAIQSNVNNIIVLTYSGDSVRKIASYRPKADIYGFTPNKLLLRQMSLYWGVQSYPCQDFMFTNDAVEYTLTTLFYQKKIEAGELVVSVGTLPLNKKGSTNMVKFSYYKSDALVRDQDDDQE; from the coding sequence ATGATAAATTACAAGACAAAGACAAAAATTATTGCAACCATAGGGCCTGCAAGCTCATCGAAAGAACAGCTAAAGAAGCTATTCGAAGCCGGAGTGAATGTATGCCGTCTGAACTTTAGTCATGGTTCACATGCCGATCATCTGGAAGTTATTGATCGCATACTGGAACTCAATGATGAATTACGCACACATGTTGCATTACTGGCCGACTTACAAGGGCCAAAACTACGGATCGGTGAAGTTGAAAACAATGGCATTGAATTAGTTGAAGGAGCCGAAATTAAATTTGTAAATACACCGTGCGTGGGAAATCTCGAGCGTGTGTACATGAGTTACTCCCGATTTGCGAAAGACGTTCAAATTGGTGATACCATCTTGATTGACGACGGAAAACTTAAGCTCGAAGTAACGGCAACAAACGGAGATGACTCAGTGAGTGCCAAAGTGATATACGGTGGAATTTTATCGTCGAAAAAAGGCGTTAACCTACCCAAAACAAAAATATCACTTCCGAGTTTAACCGAAAAAGATATTGCCGATGCAGAGTTCGCATTAGAACACAACGTGGATTGGATTGCATTATCGTTTGTTCGAAGAGCTCAGGATATTATTGATTTACGCAAGATTGTTGAAGCCAAAGAAAAACATACGGGCATTATTGCAAAAATTGAAAAACCAGAAGCTCTTGAAGTTATTGATGATATTATTAGCATTAGTGATGGAATAATGGTGGCACGTGGCGACCTGGGTGTTGAATTGCATTTTTCGGAAGTTCCGATCAAGCAAAAAATGATTGTTGATAAATGTGTAAAGCATGCAAAACCAGTCATTATTGCAACGCAAATGATGGAAAGCATGATTAACAACTTTAGCCCTACGCGTGCAGAGGCCAACGATGTAGCAAATGCTGTTATTGATGGAGCTTCGGCTGTAATGCTAAGCGGTGAAACGAGTATTGGTAAATTCCCCATCGAGGTAATAAAGGCGATGGCCACCATTATTCACGATGCCGAGCAATATGGTTATAAATATTACCGAACCCAGGAACCAAAGATCGAGAAAGAATCATTCATTCTGGATTCGACCTGCCATACCGCATCTTTTATGGCTATTCAGTCAAATGTAAATAACATTATCGTGCTGACCTATTCGGGTGATAGTGTAAGAAAAATAGCAAGCTACCGGCCAAAAGCTGACATCTATGGATTTACACCCAATAAACTTTTACTGCGTCAAATGTCTTTGTACTGGGGAGTACAGTCCTATCCTTGCCAGGATTTTATGTTTACCAACGATGCTGTAGAATACACCCTTACGACCTTATTTTACCAGAAAAAGATTGAAGCTGGCGAATTAGTTGTGAGCGTTGGAACATTGCCATTAAATAAAAAAGGAAGCACAAATATGGTTAAGTTTTCTTATTACAAATCTGATGCATTAGTTCGGGATCAGGATGACGATCAAGAATAA